TCACGACGTGGCCCTCACCGCGGCCACGAGGCTCTCGCTCACCCGCGCCACGTCGGCCTCGGTGAGCGTGTTGAAGAACGGCAGCCGCACCAGCCGCGCGCTGACGTCGGTGGACACCGGGCACTCCGTGGGACGGGCCGAGAAGCGCCGGCCGCCCTCGGAGCTGTGCAGCGGCACGTAGTGGAAGGTCGTGGCGATACCCTGCTCGCGCATCGCCTGCATCACCCCGGGCCGCATCCCGGGGTCCGGGAGCAGCACGTGGAAGAGGTGCCAGGCGGGGTCGACGTGGTCGGGGAGGACCGGGAGCCGCAGGCCGAGCTCCTCGGCAGGCCCGGCCAGCCTCCCGAGGTAGCCCTCGAAGACCGCCCGGCGCCGGGACTGGATCGACTCCGCCTGCTCGAGCTGGGCGAGGAGGTAGGCCGCCAGCACGTCGGACATCCCGAAGGAGGAGCCGGTGTCGCGCCAGGAGTACTTGTCGACCTGGCCCAGGAAGAAGGCTTGCCGGTCGGTGCCCTTGTCGTAGAGGACGCGGGCGCGGTCGACGTCGGCCGGGTCGTTGAGCAGGAGCGCTCCGCCCTCGCCGCAGATGAAGTTCTTGGTCTCGTGGAAGCTCAGCGTGCTCAGCCGTCCCAGGCTGCCGAGCGGCTGGTCGCGCCAGCGGCCGAACAGGCCGTGGGCGGCGTCCTCGACGATCGTCACGTCGGGCCGGTCCCTCAGGGCGGCACGGATGCCGTCGATGTCGCACGCCACCCCGGCGTAGTGGACGACGACGACCGCCCGGACCGAGTCGTCCAGCAGCTCGGCGAGGTGGCGCGGGTCGAGGCCCAGCGTGTCCGGCTCGACGTCGCAGAAGAGGATCCGTGCGCCCTGCCGGGCGAAGGCCAGTGCGCTGCTGGTGAAGGTGAACGACGGCACGACGACGGTGTCGCCGGGGCCGAGGTCGAGCAGCAGGCAGCTGAGCTCGAGGGCGTCGGTGCACGAGGTCGTGAGCAGCACCTCCTGGGCGCCCGTGGCCTCCTTCAGCAGTGCTCCGGCACGCTGGGAGAACGGCCCTCCCGAGGACGTGTGGCCGCTGGCCACCGCCTCGCCGATGAGGTCCATCTCCTGCCCGGTGACCTCGGGTCGGTTGAAGGGGATGTCGCTCATGTCAGGCTCCTCGTGGTCCACGGGAGGTCGCGACCGAGCAGGCCCGCGAGGGCCTCGTCGCTCTCCCGGAAGTGGTGGCGCAGCCGCGCGACCAGGTCGTCGTCGAGCTCCCCGCCGGCCGTGGTGCTGGCGTTGACCGGGTCCTCGTCCGCCTCGGGCCGGACGTCCGGGTCGACCCCCAGCCAGGCGTAGAGCTCGGCGATCCGCGTGGGCTCGGCCAGCATCTCCTCGAGCAGCTGGATGCGGACGGGGAAGCGGTCCAGCCAGCGGGAGAGGTCGCG
This genomic interval from Nocardioides euryhalodurans contains the following:
- the rffA gene encoding dTDP-4-amino-4,6-dideoxygalactose transaminase, coding for MSDIPFNRPEVTGQEMDLIGEAVASGHTSSGGPFSQRAGALLKEATGAQEVLLTTSCTDALELSCLLLDLGPGDTVVVPSFTFTSSALAFARQGARILFCDVEPDTLGLDPRHLAELLDDSVRAVVVVHYAGVACDIDGIRAALRDRPDVTIVEDAAHGLFGRWRDQPLGSLGRLSTLSFHETKNFICGEGGALLLNDPADVDRARVLYDKGTDRQAFFLGQVDKYSWRDTGSSFGMSDVLAAYLLAQLEQAESIQSRRRAVFEGYLGRLAGPAEELGLRLPVLPDHVDPAWHLFHVLLPDPGMRPGVMQAMREQGIATTFHYVPLHSSEGGRRFSARPTECPVSTDVSARLVRLPFFNTLTEADVARVSESLVAAVRATS